The following proteins come from a genomic window of Eulemur rufifrons isolate Redbay chromosome 24, OSU_ERuf_1, whole genome shotgun sequence:
- the LOC138374300 gene encoding inactive serine/threonine-protein kinase TEX14-like isoform X2, with translation MPSLSSRFPVELGSVRDPDTQVGRLHRLAVAGGPGWGLTRLLRRVVQVDAENSAGQTGLFLSALLGHTSAVQLLLAFGANPNHRCLDGSTPVHAAAFSGCGPVMLHLLQAGGDLRLHDQQGRTARDWAEQGGAKQSWEVLELIQLCRARISALVHGSELALMASLGQLQARSGNSLPGSLSSLWQADRAQRLEQIGRSPRVPAMGFGQLSSLWPLGLVTSIPLADPKELLPAQGEPDRTYESSSHTLMANLLWRGHPVTVRQLRAPGAQPDVLLADLRHCSTLHHPSLLLLMALSPSADLSGLCLLFEPVWLGSLHVMLHLRGPREEGPQTVPGLLPGQLLLQVLEALLFLQARCRAHGGLSSHAVQLVRPGLAKVGSLEHGRSLHQRWLWPRRQQGYPWGGPGPGLPPPPELYPWLPLELICGDMPATTSDLYSFCILAQEVFTGELPWAGREGPEVKAKLEAGESPALDPLVPAPYQALIQAGLGLRPADRWGSLQSTRYQLREAVAQDSAPEVSSLTKWTTLSSALQGSPPEKLYYEVAPRAKTTPRPVPPVMSRGPIPSQALKIPEVTGHSRVQSGAAWSSGSSLTLGSSPSHSPRLCPGPSHSPTARVGLHCCLQPGSTAPSTELTGGSLFSSLQKMDLLEEITAELQSRCQLRGKPSLGPTADPIPWVPLAPSLQMPSRRAFQEQLPT, from the exons ATGCCCTCGCTGTCCTCTCGCTTCCCCGTGGAGCTGGGCTCCGTGCGGGATCCGGACACCCAGGTGGGCCGTCTGCATCGCCTGGCTGTGGCTGGGGGCCCAGGTTGGGGCCTGACCAGGCTCCTGCGGAGAG tTGTGCAGGTAGATGCTGAGAACTCTGCTGGGCAGACGGGGCTCTTCCTCTCGGCACTGCTGGGCCACACCTCTGCGGTGCAGCTCCTGCTGGCCTTTGGTGCCAACCCGAACCA CCGCTGCCTTGACGGCAGCACACCAGTGCACGCGGCCGCCTTCTCGGGCTGCGGCCCAGTGATGCTGCACCTGCTGCAGGCAGGGGGCGACTTGCGTCTGCATGACCAGCAGGGTCGCACAGCACGAGACTGGGCCGAGCAGGGTGGTGCCAAGCAGAGCTGGGAG GTGCTGGAGCTGATACAGCTCTGCCGTGCCCGCATATCAGCATTAGTGCATGGCAGTGAGCTGGCACTCATGGCATCTTTGGGCCAGTTGCAGGCCAGATCTGGGAACAGCCTACCTGGCTCCCTGTCCTCACTGTGGCAGGCAGACAG GGCGCAGAGGCTAGAGCAGATCGGGAGATCCCCCAGGGTCCCGGCCATGGGGTTCGGTCAG ctgagCAGCCTGTGGCCACTGGGGCTAGTAACGAGCATACCCCTCGCGGACCCCAAGGAGCTGCTGCCAGCCCAGGGTGAACCCGACCGCACCTACGAGAGCAGCTCCCACACCCTCATGGCCAA CCTCCTGTGGAGGGGCCACCCCGTGACCGTGCGGCAGCTGAGGGCCCCTGGTGCCCAGCCTGATGTGCTGCTGGCTGACCTTCGGCACTGCAG TACCCTGCACCACCCCAGCCTGCTGCTGCTGATGGCACTGAGCCCCTCAGCGGACCTGTCAGGGCTGTGCCTGCTCTTCGAGCCTGTGTGGCTGGGCTCCCTGCATGTGATGCTGCACCTTCGGGGACCACGTGAAGAGGGGCCCCAGACTGTGCCAGGCCTGCTGCCGGGCCAGCTGCTGCTGCAGGTGCTGGAGGCCCTGCTGTTCCTGCAGGCCCGCTGCCGTGCCCACGGCGGCCTCAGCTCCCACGCTGTGCAGCTTGTGCGGCCGGGGCTGGCTAAGGTGGGCAGCCTGGAGCACGGGCGTTCGCTGCACCAGCGCTGGCTGTGGCCCAG GCGGCAGCAGGGCTACCcctggggaggcccaggcccagggttGCCCCCACCCCCTGAACTGTATCCATGGCTGCCACTTGAGCTGATCTGCGGTGACATGCCTGCCACCACCTCAGACCTCTACAGCTTCTGCATCCTGGCCCAGGAGGTCTTCACTG GAGAGCTGCCCTGGGCTGGAAGAGAGGGGCCTGAGGTGAAGGCCAAGCTGGAGGCAGGTGAGAGCCCGGCCCTAGACCCCCTGGTACCAGCCCCCTACCAGGCCCTGAttcaggctgggctgggcctaAGGCCTGCTGACCGCTGGGGCAGCCTGCAGAGTACTCGGTATCAGCTACGGGAGGCCGTGGCCCAG GACTCAGCTCCTGAGGTGAGCTCCCTGACCAAGTGGACGACACTGTCCTCTGCACTCCAGGGCTCCCCACCAG AGAAACTATACTATGAAGTGGCCCCCAGAGCCAAGACTACACCCAGGCCTGTGCCGCCTGTGATGTCCCGTGGCCCCATCCCATCCCAG GCCCTGAAGATTCCTGAGGTCACGGGCCACAGCAGGGTCCAGAGTGGCGCAGCCTGGAGCTCAGGCAGCAGCTTGACTCTAGGCAGCAGCCCCAGTCACAGCCCCCGCCTTTGCCCCGGCCCCAGCCACAGCCCCACAGCCAGGGTCGGCCTGCACTGCTGTCTGCAGCCCGGATCAACA GCCCCCAGCACTGAGCTGACTGGAGGAAGTCTCTTTTCCAGCCTTCAGAA GATGGATCTGCTGGAGGAGATCACAGCAGAGCTTCAAAGTAGATGCCAGCTCAGAGGCAAGCCCAGCCTCGGCCCCACTGCTGACCCAATTCCTTGGGTGCCCTTGGCACCCTCTCTGCAGATGCCGTCCCGCAGAGCCTTCCAGGAGCAACTCCCCACCTAG
- the LOC138374300 gene encoding inactive serine/threonine-protein kinase TEX14-like isoform X4 has protein sequence MPSLSSRFPVELGSVRDPDTQVGRLHRLAVAGGPGWGLTRLLRRVVQVDAENSAGQTGLFLSALLGHTSAVQLLLAFGANPNHRCLDGSTPVHAAAFSGCGPVMLHLLQAGGDLRLHDQQGRTARDWAEQGGAKQSWELQARSGNSLPGSLSSLWQADRAQRLEQIGRSPRVPAMGFGQLSSLWPLGLVTSIPLADPKELLPAQGEPDRTYESSSHTLMANLLWRGHPVTVRQLRAPGAQPDVLLADLRHCSTLHHPSLLLLMALSPSADLSGLCLLFEPVWLGSLHVMLHLRGPREEGPQTVPGLLPGQLLLQVLEALLFLQARCRAHGGLSSHAVQLVRPGLAKVGSLEHGRSLHQRWLWPRRQQGYPWGGPGPGLPPPPELYPWLPLELICGDMPATTSDLYSFCILAQEVFTGELPWAGREGPEVKAKLEAGESPALDPLVPAPYQALIQAGLGLRPADRWGSLQSTRYQLREAVAQDSAPEVSSLTKWTTLSSALQGSPPEKLYYEVAPRAKTTPRPVPPVMSRGPIPSQALKIPEVTGHSRVQSGAAWSSGSSLTLGSSPSHSPRLCPGPSHSPTARVGLHCCLQPGSTGPALHSSLQDSASLLGIQSSVAQFERKFSAKIQTLQGLQQHTHRVTPLDPQPCEPTPCLLTLGGVPHPGRLLAGKATRAG, from the exons ATGCCCTCGCTGTCCTCTCGCTTCCCCGTGGAGCTGGGCTCCGTGCGGGATCCGGACACCCAGGTGGGCCGTCTGCATCGCCTGGCTGTGGCTGGGGGCCCAGGTTGGGGCCTGACCAGGCTCCTGCGGAGAG tTGTGCAGGTAGATGCTGAGAACTCTGCTGGGCAGACGGGGCTCTTCCTCTCGGCACTGCTGGGCCACACCTCTGCGGTGCAGCTCCTGCTGGCCTTTGGTGCCAACCCGAACCA CCGCTGCCTTGACGGCAGCACACCAGTGCACGCGGCCGCCTTCTCGGGCTGCGGCCCAGTGATGCTGCACCTGCTGCAGGCAGGGGGCGACTTGCGTCTGCATGACCAGCAGGGTCGCACAGCACGAGACTGGGCCGAGCAGGGTGGTGCCAAGCAGAGCTGGGAG TTGCAGGCCAGATCTGGGAACAGCCTACCTGGCTCCCTGTCCTCACTGTGGCAGGCAGACAG GGCGCAGAGGCTAGAGCAGATCGGGAGATCCCCCAGGGTCCCGGCCATGGGGTTCGGTCAG ctgagCAGCCTGTGGCCACTGGGGCTAGTAACGAGCATACCCCTCGCGGACCCCAAGGAGCTGCTGCCAGCCCAGGGTGAACCCGACCGCACCTACGAGAGCAGCTCCCACACCCTCATGGCCAA CCTCCTGTGGAGGGGCCACCCCGTGACCGTGCGGCAGCTGAGGGCCCCTGGTGCCCAGCCTGATGTGCTGCTGGCTGACCTTCGGCACTGCAG TACCCTGCACCACCCCAGCCTGCTGCTGCTGATGGCACTGAGCCCCTCAGCGGACCTGTCAGGGCTGTGCCTGCTCTTCGAGCCTGTGTGGCTGGGCTCCCTGCATGTGATGCTGCACCTTCGGGGACCACGTGAAGAGGGGCCCCAGACTGTGCCAGGCCTGCTGCCGGGCCAGCTGCTGCTGCAGGTGCTGGAGGCCCTGCTGTTCCTGCAGGCCCGCTGCCGTGCCCACGGCGGCCTCAGCTCCCACGCTGTGCAGCTTGTGCGGCCGGGGCTGGCTAAGGTGGGCAGCCTGGAGCACGGGCGTTCGCTGCACCAGCGCTGGCTGTGGCCCAG GCGGCAGCAGGGCTACCcctggggaggcccaggcccagggttGCCCCCACCCCCTGAACTGTATCCATGGCTGCCACTTGAGCTGATCTGCGGTGACATGCCTGCCACCACCTCAGACCTCTACAGCTTCTGCATCCTGGCCCAGGAGGTCTTCACTG GAGAGCTGCCCTGGGCTGGAAGAGAGGGGCCTGAGGTGAAGGCCAAGCTGGAGGCAGGTGAGAGCCCGGCCCTAGACCCCCTGGTACCAGCCCCCTACCAGGCCCTGAttcaggctgggctgggcctaAGGCCTGCTGACCGCTGGGGCAGCCTGCAGAGTACTCGGTATCAGCTACGGGAGGCCGTGGCCCAG GACTCAGCTCCTGAGGTGAGCTCCCTGACCAAGTGGACGACACTGTCCTCTGCACTCCAGGGCTCCCCACCAG AGAAACTATACTATGAAGTGGCCCCCAGAGCCAAGACTACACCCAGGCCTGTGCCGCCTGTGATGTCCCGTGGCCCCATCCCATCCCAG GCCCTGAAGATTCCTGAGGTCACGGGCCACAGCAGGGTCCAGAGTGGCGCAGCCTGGAGCTCAGGCAGCAGCTTGACTCTAGGCAGCAGCCCCAGTCACAGCCCCCGCCTTTGCCCCGGCCCCAGCCACAGCCCCACAGCCAGGGTCGGCCTGCACTGCTGTCTGCAGCCCGGATCAACA ggccctgccctgcactccagccttcaGGACTCAGCCTCCCTGCTGGGGATCCAGAGCTCTGTGGCGCAGTTTGAGAGGAAGTTTTCAGCCAAGATCCAAACTCTGCAGGGGCTGCAGCAGCACACACACAGGGTTACCCCGCTGGACCCCCAGCCCTGTGAGCCCACCCCCTGCCTGCTGACCCTCGGAGGCGTCCCACACCCTGGGAGGCTGCTGGCAGGGAAGGCCACGAGGGCAGGCTAA
- the LOC138374300 gene encoding inactive serine/threonine-protein kinase TEX14-like isoform X3, which yields MPSLSSRFPVELGSVRDPDTQVGRLHRLAVAGGPGWGLTRLLRRVVQVDAENSAGQTGLFLSALLGHTSAVQLLLAFGANPNHRCLDGSTPVHAAAFSGCGPVMLHLLQAGGDLRLHDQQGRTARDWAEQGGAKQSWEVLELIQLCRARISALVHGSELALMASLGQLQARSGNSLPGSLSSLWQADRAQRLEQIGRSPRVPAMGFGQLSSLWPLGLVTSIPLADPKELLPAQGEPDRTYESSSHTLMANLLWRGHPVTVRQLRAPGAQPDVLLADLRHCSTLHHPSLLLLMALSPSADLSGLCLLFEPVWLGSLHVMLHLRGPREEGPQTVPGLLPGQLLLQVLEALLFLQARCRAHGGLSSHAVQLVRPGLAKVGSLEHGRSLHQRWLWPRRQQGYPWGGPGPGLPPPPELYPWLPLELICGDMPATTSDLYSFCILAQEVFTGELPWAGREGPEVKAKLEAGESPALDPLVPAPYQALIQAGLGLRPADRWGSLQSTRYQLREAVAQDSAPEVSSLTKWTTLSSALQGSPPEKLYYEVAPRAKTTPRPVPPVMSRGPIPSQALKIPEVTGHSRVQSGAAWSSGSSLTLGSSPSHSPRLCPGPSHSPTARVGLHCCLQPGSTGPALHSSLQDSASLLGIQSSVAQFERKFSAKIQTLQGLQQHTHRVTPLDPQPCPQH from the exons ATGCCCTCGCTGTCCTCTCGCTTCCCCGTGGAGCTGGGCTCCGTGCGGGATCCGGACACCCAGGTGGGCCGTCTGCATCGCCTGGCTGTGGCTGGGGGCCCAGGTTGGGGCCTGACCAGGCTCCTGCGGAGAG tTGTGCAGGTAGATGCTGAGAACTCTGCTGGGCAGACGGGGCTCTTCCTCTCGGCACTGCTGGGCCACACCTCTGCGGTGCAGCTCCTGCTGGCCTTTGGTGCCAACCCGAACCA CCGCTGCCTTGACGGCAGCACACCAGTGCACGCGGCCGCCTTCTCGGGCTGCGGCCCAGTGATGCTGCACCTGCTGCAGGCAGGGGGCGACTTGCGTCTGCATGACCAGCAGGGTCGCACAGCACGAGACTGGGCCGAGCAGGGTGGTGCCAAGCAGAGCTGGGAG GTGCTGGAGCTGATACAGCTCTGCCGTGCCCGCATATCAGCATTAGTGCATGGCAGTGAGCTGGCACTCATGGCATCTTTGGGCCAGTTGCAGGCCAGATCTGGGAACAGCCTACCTGGCTCCCTGTCCTCACTGTGGCAGGCAGACAG GGCGCAGAGGCTAGAGCAGATCGGGAGATCCCCCAGGGTCCCGGCCATGGGGTTCGGTCAG ctgagCAGCCTGTGGCCACTGGGGCTAGTAACGAGCATACCCCTCGCGGACCCCAAGGAGCTGCTGCCAGCCCAGGGTGAACCCGACCGCACCTACGAGAGCAGCTCCCACACCCTCATGGCCAA CCTCCTGTGGAGGGGCCACCCCGTGACCGTGCGGCAGCTGAGGGCCCCTGGTGCCCAGCCTGATGTGCTGCTGGCTGACCTTCGGCACTGCAG TACCCTGCACCACCCCAGCCTGCTGCTGCTGATGGCACTGAGCCCCTCAGCGGACCTGTCAGGGCTGTGCCTGCTCTTCGAGCCTGTGTGGCTGGGCTCCCTGCATGTGATGCTGCACCTTCGGGGACCACGTGAAGAGGGGCCCCAGACTGTGCCAGGCCTGCTGCCGGGCCAGCTGCTGCTGCAGGTGCTGGAGGCCCTGCTGTTCCTGCAGGCCCGCTGCCGTGCCCACGGCGGCCTCAGCTCCCACGCTGTGCAGCTTGTGCGGCCGGGGCTGGCTAAGGTGGGCAGCCTGGAGCACGGGCGTTCGCTGCACCAGCGCTGGCTGTGGCCCAG GCGGCAGCAGGGCTACCcctggggaggcccaggcccagggttGCCCCCACCCCCTGAACTGTATCCATGGCTGCCACTTGAGCTGATCTGCGGTGACATGCCTGCCACCACCTCAGACCTCTACAGCTTCTGCATCCTGGCCCAGGAGGTCTTCACTG GAGAGCTGCCCTGGGCTGGAAGAGAGGGGCCTGAGGTGAAGGCCAAGCTGGAGGCAGGTGAGAGCCCGGCCCTAGACCCCCTGGTACCAGCCCCCTACCAGGCCCTGAttcaggctgggctgggcctaAGGCCTGCTGACCGCTGGGGCAGCCTGCAGAGTACTCGGTATCAGCTACGGGAGGCCGTGGCCCAG GACTCAGCTCCTGAGGTGAGCTCCCTGACCAAGTGGACGACACTGTCCTCTGCACTCCAGGGCTCCCCACCAG AGAAACTATACTATGAAGTGGCCCCCAGAGCCAAGACTACACCCAGGCCTGTGCCGCCTGTGATGTCCCGTGGCCCCATCCCATCCCAG GCCCTGAAGATTCCTGAGGTCACGGGCCACAGCAGGGTCCAGAGTGGCGCAGCCTGGAGCTCAGGCAGCAGCTTGACTCTAGGCAGCAGCCCCAGTCACAGCCCCCGCCTTTGCCCCGGCCCCAGCCACAGCCCCACAGCCAGGGTCGGCCTGCACTGCTGTCTGCAGCCCGGATCAACA ggccctgccctgcactccagccttcaGGACTCAGCCTCCCTGCTGGGGATCCAGAGCTCTGTGGCGCAGTTTGAGAGGAAGTTTTCAGCCAAGATCCAAACTCTGCAGGGGCTGCAGCAGCACACACACAGGGTTACCCCGCTGGACCCCCAGCCCT GCCCCCAGCACTGA
- the LOC138374300 gene encoding inactive serine/threonine-protein kinase TEX14-like isoform X1 — MPSLSSRFPVELGSVRDPDTQVGRLHRLAVAGGPGWGLTRLLRRVVQVDAENSAGQTGLFLSALLGHTSAVQLLLAFGANPNHRCLDGSTPVHAAAFSGCGPVMLHLLQAGGDLRLHDQQGRTARDWAEQGGAKQSWEVLELIQLCRARISALVHGSELALMASLGQLQARSGNSLPGSLSSLWQADRAQRLEQIGRSPRVPAMGFGQLSSLWPLGLVTSIPLADPKELLPAQGEPDRTYESSSHTLMANLLWRGHPVTVRQLRAPGAQPDVLLADLRHCSTLHHPSLLLLMALSPSADLSGLCLLFEPVWLGSLHVMLHLRGPREEGPQTVPGLLPGQLLLQVLEALLFLQARCRAHGGLSSHAVQLVRPGLAKVGSLEHGRSLHQRWLWPRRQQGYPWGGPGPGLPPPPELYPWLPLELICGDMPATTSDLYSFCILAQEVFTGELPWAGREGPEVKAKLEAGESPALDPLVPAPYQALIQAGLGLRPADRWGSLQSTRYQLREAVAQDSAPEVSSLTKWTTLSSALQGSPPEKLYYEVAPRAKTTPRPVPPVMSRGPIPSQALKIPEVTGHSRVQSGAAWSSGSSLTLGSSPSHSPRLCPGPSHSPTARVGLHCCLQPGSTGPALHSSLQDSASLLGIQSSVAQFERKFSAKIQTLQGLQQHTHRVTPLDPQPCEPTPCLLTLGGVPHPGRLLAGKATRAG; from the exons ATGCCCTCGCTGTCCTCTCGCTTCCCCGTGGAGCTGGGCTCCGTGCGGGATCCGGACACCCAGGTGGGCCGTCTGCATCGCCTGGCTGTGGCTGGGGGCCCAGGTTGGGGCCTGACCAGGCTCCTGCGGAGAG tTGTGCAGGTAGATGCTGAGAACTCTGCTGGGCAGACGGGGCTCTTCCTCTCGGCACTGCTGGGCCACACCTCTGCGGTGCAGCTCCTGCTGGCCTTTGGTGCCAACCCGAACCA CCGCTGCCTTGACGGCAGCACACCAGTGCACGCGGCCGCCTTCTCGGGCTGCGGCCCAGTGATGCTGCACCTGCTGCAGGCAGGGGGCGACTTGCGTCTGCATGACCAGCAGGGTCGCACAGCACGAGACTGGGCCGAGCAGGGTGGTGCCAAGCAGAGCTGGGAG GTGCTGGAGCTGATACAGCTCTGCCGTGCCCGCATATCAGCATTAGTGCATGGCAGTGAGCTGGCACTCATGGCATCTTTGGGCCAGTTGCAGGCCAGATCTGGGAACAGCCTACCTGGCTCCCTGTCCTCACTGTGGCAGGCAGACAG GGCGCAGAGGCTAGAGCAGATCGGGAGATCCCCCAGGGTCCCGGCCATGGGGTTCGGTCAG ctgagCAGCCTGTGGCCACTGGGGCTAGTAACGAGCATACCCCTCGCGGACCCCAAGGAGCTGCTGCCAGCCCAGGGTGAACCCGACCGCACCTACGAGAGCAGCTCCCACACCCTCATGGCCAA CCTCCTGTGGAGGGGCCACCCCGTGACCGTGCGGCAGCTGAGGGCCCCTGGTGCCCAGCCTGATGTGCTGCTGGCTGACCTTCGGCACTGCAG TACCCTGCACCACCCCAGCCTGCTGCTGCTGATGGCACTGAGCCCCTCAGCGGACCTGTCAGGGCTGTGCCTGCTCTTCGAGCCTGTGTGGCTGGGCTCCCTGCATGTGATGCTGCACCTTCGGGGACCACGTGAAGAGGGGCCCCAGACTGTGCCAGGCCTGCTGCCGGGCCAGCTGCTGCTGCAGGTGCTGGAGGCCCTGCTGTTCCTGCAGGCCCGCTGCCGTGCCCACGGCGGCCTCAGCTCCCACGCTGTGCAGCTTGTGCGGCCGGGGCTGGCTAAGGTGGGCAGCCTGGAGCACGGGCGTTCGCTGCACCAGCGCTGGCTGTGGCCCAG GCGGCAGCAGGGCTACCcctggggaggcccaggcccagggttGCCCCCACCCCCTGAACTGTATCCATGGCTGCCACTTGAGCTGATCTGCGGTGACATGCCTGCCACCACCTCAGACCTCTACAGCTTCTGCATCCTGGCCCAGGAGGTCTTCACTG GAGAGCTGCCCTGGGCTGGAAGAGAGGGGCCTGAGGTGAAGGCCAAGCTGGAGGCAGGTGAGAGCCCGGCCCTAGACCCCCTGGTACCAGCCCCCTACCAGGCCCTGAttcaggctgggctgggcctaAGGCCTGCTGACCGCTGGGGCAGCCTGCAGAGTACTCGGTATCAGCTACGGGAGGCCGTGGCCCAG GACTCAGCTCCTGAGGTGAGCTCCCTGACCAAGTGGACGACACTGTCCTCTGCACTCCAGGGCTCCCCACCAG AGAAACTATACTATGAAGTGGCCCCCAGAGCCAAGACTACACCCAGGCCTGTGCCGCCTGTGATGTCCCGTGGCCCCATCCCATCCCAG GCCCTGAAGATTCCTGAGGTCACGGGCCACAGCAGGGTCCAGAGTGGCGCAGCCTGGAGCTCAGGCAGCAGCTTGACTCTAGGCAGCAGCCCCAGTCACAGCCCCCGCCTTTGCCCCGGCCCCAGCCACAGCCCCACAGCCAGGGTCGGCCTGCACTGCTGTCTGCAGCCCGGATCAACA ggccctgccctgcactccagccttcaGGACTCAGCCTCCCTGCTGGGGATCCAGAGCTCTGTGGCGCAGTTTGAGAGGAAGTTTTCAGCCAAGATCCAAACTCTGCAGGGGCTGCAGCAGCACACACACAGGGTTACCCCGCTGGACCCCCAGCCCTGTGAGCCCACCCCCTGCCTGCTGACCCTCGGAGGCGTCCCACACCCTGGGAGGCTGCTGGCAGGGAAGGCCACGAGGGCAGGCTAA